One window from the genome of Nicotiana tomentosiformis chromosome 5, ASM39032v3, whole genome shotgun sequence encodes:
- the LOC104120758 gene encoding UDP-rhamnose/UDP-galactose transporter 4: MRSKKMSTAVKDEKKMTVDVAAWAFNIVTSVGIIIVNKALMATYGFSFATTLTGLHFATTTLMTFFLKWLGHIQNSQLPWSERLKFVLFANFSIVGMNVSLMWNSVGFYQIAKLSMIPVSCFLEIVLDNVRYSRDTKLSILLVLLGVAICTVTDVSVNAKGFIAAFIAVWSTALQQYYVHFLQRKYSLGSFNLLGHTAPIQATSLLLTGPLVDYWLTEKRVDAYNYTSISLFFIILSCTIAIGTNLSQFICIGRFTAVTFQVLGHMKTILVLILGFLFFGKEGLNLHVVFGMSIAIVGMIWYGNASSQPGGKERLPPPSTIKPEKQNRLLATELDEKV, from the exons ATGCGGTCAAAGAAAATGTCCACGGCTGTCAAGGATGAGAAGAAAATGACTGTTGATGTGGCAGCATGGGCATTCAATATTGTCACTTCAGTTGGAATTATTATTGTTAATAAAGCCTTAATGGCTACATATGGTTTCAGCTTTG CGACAACCTTAACTGGTCTACATTTTGCCACGACGACATTGATGACCTTTTTCCTTAAATGGCTTGGGCATATCCAGAATTCCCAACTTCCCTGGTCTGAACGATTGAAATTTGTATTGTTTGCAAACTTCTCTATTGTCGGAATGAATGTTAGTTTGATGTGGAACTCCGTCGGATTCTATCAG ATTGCAAAGCTAAGTATGATACCAGTGTCGTGCTTTCTGGAAATTGTGCTGGACAATGTGCGATACTCAAGGGACACCAAATTAAGCATTTTGCTGGTCCTACTAGGTGTTGCAATCTGTACTGTTACTGATGTTAGTGTAAATGCAAAGGGTTTTATTGCTGCCTTCATTGCCGTCTGGAGCACTGCCCTACAGCAATAT TATGTACATTTTCTTCAGCGTAAATATTCACTGGGATCATTCAACCTGTTGGGGCATACTGCACCAATACAGGCGACATCACTGCTGTTAACGGGACCCCTTGTAGACTACTGGTTGACTGAGAAGAGGGTCGATGCCTATAACTATACCTCAATATCACTA TTTTTCATCATCCTATCATGTACAATAGCGATAGGGACAAACCTCAGCCAATTCATCTGCATTGGTAGATTTACAGCAGTGACATTTCAAGTGCTTGGTCATATGAAGACTATTCTTGTCCTGATTTTGGGTTTCCTCTTCTTCGGGAAAGAGGGACTCAATCTACATGTTGTCTTCGGAATGTCTATTGCAATCGTTGGCATGATATGGTATGGTAATGCTTCCTCACAACCCGGTGGAAAAGAGCGGTTACCACCTCCATCTACCATCAAACCTGAAAAACAAAATCGCTTACTAGCAACTGAGCTCGACGAGAAAGTATAG